In one window of Catalinimonas alkaloidigena DNA:
- a CDS encoding CheR family methyltransferase, with product MVDITDEELVSLTRAINDRYGLDFTNYEKKSLRRGFGRLISRHHLGSTLGLWGKILRDREFFPQCVDELTVGLTEMFRNSEAWVAVRDQVLPNLYTNPLRIWHSGCSTGEEIYTMAIVLKDKHLLSRAKAVATDLSATALEQAKQGTYPLMTLNRYAKAMRAYRPEAQLEHYFDIDGEEGTIRDMFKRHITFRRHNLVCDPSVGQFEMVFCRNVMIYFDETLKMKALRLFHESLVDGGFLIIGYYDLMPAQAQELFELFDPKTRIYRKKN from the coding sequence ATGGTTGATATCACAGACGAAGAGTTGGTGTCGTTGACACGCGCCATCAACGATCGTTATGGACTAGACTTCACGAATTACGAAAAGAAGTCGTTGCGCAGAGGATTCGGTCGACTGATTTCACGCCATCACTTAGGCTCTACACTGGGTCTGTGGGGAAAGATCCTGCGTGATCGGGAGTTTTTTCCGCAGTGCGTAGACGAACTCACCGTGGGCCTGACCGAAATGTTTCGGAACAGCGAAGCCTGGGTCGCCGTGCGCGATCAGGTGTTGCCCAACCTGTATACCAATCCGCTGCGCATCTGGCATTCGGGCTGTTCTACAGGCGAAGAAATTTATACCATGGCCATTGTGCTGAAAGACAAGCACTTGCTCTCCAGAGCCAAGGCCGTGGCGACTGACCTGAGCGCGACGGCGCTGGAGCAAGCCAAACAGGGCACGTATCCGCTCATGACCCTCAACCGGTATGCGAAAGCCATGCGGGCTTATCGGCCCGAGGCACAGCTGGAGCACTACTTCGACATCGACGGTGAAGAGGGCACCATCCGGGACATGTTCAAACGCCACATTACGTTTCGGCGCCATAACCTGGTGTGCGACCCTTCTGTCGGGCAGTTCGAGATGGTATTCTGTCGGAACGTGATGATTTACTTCGACGAAACGCTGAAAATGAAAGCCCTTCGCCTCTTCCATGAATCCTTGGTGGACGGAGGATTTCTCATCATCGGCTATTATGATCTGATGCCTGCGCAGGCGCAAGAACTCTTCGAGTTGTTCGACCCCAAAACGCGCATCTATCGCAAAAAGAACTAA
- a CDS encoding response regulator, producing the protein MKSKYKVYIIEDNRTEAMVIRLAFSGIDNIEVYYFESGQQLLDCLLESRPDIVIIDLMLPDIDGLTLLRRIRAYDQSIYTVVMSAQEDINVINAVQREGVFNYVVKSDSCLRYLKQVIENLLLLLESKQKATTDKA; encoded by the coding sequence ATGAAAAGCAAATACAAAGTTTACATCATCGAAGATAACCGTACCGAGGCGATGGTGATTCGCCTGGCGTTCAGCGGCATCGACAACATAGAAGTATACTATTTCGAGAGCGGACAGCAGTTGCTCGATTGCCTTCTGGAAAGCCGCCCCGACATTGTGATTATCGACCTGATGCTGCCAGATATCGACGGGTTGACGTTGCTGCGCAGGATTCGGGCGTATGACCAAAGCATCTACACCGTGGTAATGTCGGCGCAGGAGGACATTAACGTCATCAATGCAGTGCAGCGCGAAGGCGTGTTCAACTATGTGGTGAAGAGCGATAGCTGCTTGCGTTATCTGAAGCAAGTCATCGAAAACCTGTTGCTGTTGCTGGAATCAAAACAGAAGGCAACGACCGACAAAGCGTAG
- the gmk gene encoding guanylate kinase: MPQGKLIIFSAPSGSGKTTIVHHLLEKNPQLQFSISACTRDRRGRKELNGKDYYFLTPEEFKTHIDQGDFVEWEEVYPGAFYGTLKTEIERIWSLGKHVIADVDVKGGLSLKRFYKDQALAIFVKVPSLEELERRLRARGTDSEDSISRRVFKMKFEMSFEKEFDITLINEDLDDSLREAQQLVDRFLADQPI, from the coding sequence ATGCCGCAGGGCAAACTCATCATCTTTTCAGCTCCGTCTGGTTCCGGAAAAACCACCATCGTTCATCATCTGCTGGAAAAGAATCCGCAGTTGCAGTTTTCCATCTCGGCTTGTACGCGCGATCGTCGTGGCCGGAAAGAACTTAACGGCAAAGACTATTATTTTTTAACGCCCGAAGAATTCAAAACCCACATCGATCAAGGCGATTTTGTAGAGTGGGAAGAAGTCTATCCGGGGGCCTTTTACGGAACGCTCAAGACAGAAATCGAGCGCATCTGGTCGCTAGGCAAGCACGTAATTGCCGATGTCGACGTAAAAGGTGGGTTAAGCCTCAAGCGCTTTTACAAAGATCAGGCGTTGGCCATCTTCGTAAAAGTACCCTCGCTCGAAGAGTTGGAGCGTCGTTTGCGTGCGCGGGGCACCGATTCTGAAGACAGCATTTCCCGTCGCGTGTTCAAGATGAAATTTGAGATGAGCTTCGAGAAGGAGTTCGACATTACGTTGATCAACGAAGATCTGGACGATTCGCTGCGCGAAGCCCAGCAGTTGGTCGACCGTTTTCTGGCCGATCAGCCGATTTGA
- a CDS encoding PAS domain-containing hybrid sensor histidine kinase/response regulator: MDQPSTDESKKSPAFVNETQSFWERLLWLRHQTWENWYEHLCGCLDVACDALSMIASRVYMQVDGTMVMMADVGRTAQNDTWPFQLEDYALTTPIGRIAEPFYVQKADWGKAVGCPFLIGTQWGVIMLGAPDFSGKLEEEQERFLRAVAEEVRFIIAEYRTYQQRNRAESELYASKMQFKTLLDATAGAVLQLSSEPIPRIDYVSQGIMRLTGYPAEYYLGRLITDVVDKIHPEDYERLAVYVEDARSAPNNQVHSQEFRIYHQDGSLKWILYQGQVIQTSRDTMLVGVVLDITERKRMVELTRERDLAESALQLKSEFLANISHEIRTPLNGLIGMTELMLESPLTSQQEEYTQIIRRSSENLLTIINDILDFSKLEAGKMQMREAAFELPRTLKQVKELFTPLVRKKALNLTLQVAPTVPRYLTTDETRLTQILTNLVSNAIKFTDAGEVGISVDKVGESLLRFCVKDTGPGISAENQHKLFQPFSQLDMSSTRRYGGTGLGLAICQNLVQMLGGEIGIESSGKGGSVFWFTLPYKAATRQHINPPQHRLQADHVGQYSAHVLLVEDQEMNGRVATLILEKLGCRVSIARNGVEALDLFASAEFDFILMDIQMPVMDGIQATQALRRQYANVPPIVGLSANALEGDAEKYIRLGLDDYLAKPLVIGPLAEKLRKWLPESMQSTLEGASAESAPALVNSKQVLNRTIIEQIKQYAGNDLGAIQEVINSFINDGKALVLSLKQAWRKGQIAEVQMAVHTLKGLCGTLGAEQMHELTNALNQHLIQERFENVGELQEQIGPAWAQLTQELRKYMYDTLQQH; encoded by the coding sequence ATGGATCAACCCTCCACCGACGAGTCTAAAAAATCACCCGCCTTTGTAAACGAAACACAGTCGTTCTGGGAGCGGCTGTTGTGGCTACGTCATCAAACCTGGGAAAACTGGTACGAACATTTGTGTGGATGCCTGGATGTGGCCTGCGATGCTTTAAGCATGATTGCAAGCCGCGTGTACATGCAAGTGGACGGGACCATGGTGATGATGGCCGATGTGGGGCGAACCGCACAGAACGACACGTGGCCGTTTCAGTTGGAAGATTATGCCCTCACCACACCCATCGGACGCATTGCCGAGCCTTTTTATGTGCAAAAAGCCGATTGGGGAAAAGCCGTAGGCTGTCCGTTTCTGATCGGTACGCAGTGGGGCGTAATCATGCTGGGCGCGCCCGACTTCTCCGGAAAACTTGAAGAGGAACAGGAGCGGTTTCTGCGCGCGGTGGCCGAAGAGGTGCGGTTCATCATTGCCGAGTACCGCACGTACCAGCAGCGGAACCGCGCCGAAAGCGAACTGTATGCCAGCAAAATGCAGTTCAAGACACTCTTGGACGCTACGGCAGGTGCCGTGTTGCAACTGTCGAGCGAGCCCATTCCCCGCATCGATTACGTGAGCCAGGGGATCATGCGGCTGACGGGATATCCGGCCGAGTATTACCTGGGGCGTCTGATCACCGATGTGGTCGACAAAATTCATCCCGAAGATTACGAGCGCCTGGCGGTTTACGTTGAAGACGCACGGTCTGCGCCGAACAATCAGGTCCACAGCCAGGAGTTCCGCATTTATCATCAGGATGGCTCTCTGAAATGGATTTTATATCAGGGGCAGGTTATTCAAACGAGCCGCGACACCATGCTGGTAGGGGTGGTGCTTGACATCACCGAACGCAAGCGGATGGTAGAGCTAACGCGAGAGCGTGATCTGGCCGAGAGTGCTCTGCAACTGAAATCAGAATTCCTAGCCAACATTAGCCACGAAATTCGGACCCCTCTGAACGGATTGATCGGCATGACGGAGCTGATGCTGGAAAGCCCGCTTACTTCGCAACAGGAAGAATACACGCAGATCATCCGGCGATCGTCCGAGAATCTGCTGACCATTATTAACGACATTCTGGACTTCTCGAAACTGGAAGCCGGAAAAATGCAGATGCGTGAGGCGGCCTTTGAGTTACCGCGCACGCTGAAGCAGGTGAAAGAACTGTTCACCCCACTGGTGCGCAAAAAAGCGCTGAACCTGACGTTGCAGGTCGCTCCTACGGTGCCGCGTTATCTGACCACCGACGAAACGCGCCTGACCCAAATCCTAACCAATCTGGTGAGCAACGCCATTAAGTTTACCGATGCAGGCGAGGTTGGGATCAGTGTCGACAAAGTAGGCGAAAGCCTGCTGCGGTTCTGCGTGAAAGATACAGGCCCTGGCATTTCGGCCGAAAATCAGCATAAACTTTTCCAGCCCTTTTCACAACTGGACATGTCGTCGACGAGGCGCTATGGGGGCACCGGGTTGGGGCTGGCCATTTGCCAGAACCTCGTGCAGATGTTGGGCGGAGAAATTGGTATTGAGTCGTCGGGCAAGGGAGGAAGTGTGTTCTGGTTTACGCTCCCTTATAAGGCCGCCACGCGGCAACACATCAACCCGCCGCAGCACCGTCTGCAAGCCGATCATGTGGGACAGTATTCGGCGCACGTGCTTCTGGTAGAAGATCAGGAGATGAACGGGCGCGTGGCAACGCTCATTCTGGAAAAGCTGGGCTGTCGGGTGAGCATCGCCCGCAACGGCGTGGAAGCTTTGGATTTGTTTGCCTCTGCGGAGTTTGACTTCATTCTTATGGACATTCAGATGCCGGTGATGGATGGCATTCAGGCTACCCAGGCCCTGCGGCGTCAGTACGCAAACGTGCCCCCGATTGTAGGGTTAAGTGCCAATGCCCTGGAAGGCGACGCAGAAAAATACATCCGATTGGGACTGGACGACTACCTCGCGAAGCCGTTGGTGATTGGTCCTCTGGCCGAAAAGCTACGCAAATGGCTACCTGAGTCGATGCAGTCTACGCTAGAAGGCGCTTCGGCAGAATCGGCTCCGGCTCTGGTGAACTCCAAACAGGTGTTGAACCGGACGATTATCGAACAGATCAAGCAATACGCCGGTAACGACCTCGGAGCGATACAAGAAGTGATCAATTCGTTCATCAATGATGGGAAGGCGCTGGTGCTGAGTCTGAAACAAGCCTGGCGGAAAGGACAGATTGCCGAGGTGCAAATGGCCGTACACACGCTGAAAGGATTATGTGGCACCCTGGGGGCCGAGCAGATGCACGAACTTACCAACGCTTTGAACCAGCACCTGATCCAGGAGCGGTTCGAGAACGTAGGGGAGCTACAGGAACAAATAGGGCCTGCCTGGGCGCAGCTAACGCAAGAACTCCGTAAATACATGTACGATACACTACAGCAACACTAG
- a CDS encoding sigma-70 family RNA polymerase sigma factor: MDKITKPVLTDKQKRDAQFESEFMPFIDALYNFAYRLTLDEDDANDLVQETYLKAYRFFDSYEPGTNAKAWLFRILKNSFINDFRKKSKQPAKVDYQEVETYYNSDDVDESITTDLRIETVQDMLGDEIATALNSLAVDFRTVIILCDLEGFTYEEMAKILNIPIGTVRSRLHRARNLLKDKLRDYARTMGYRDEEKAEETP, translated from the coding sequence ATGGATAAGATCACAAAGCCTGTTTTAACCGATAAGCAGAAGCGGGATGCTCAGTTCGAAAGCGAGTTCATGCCTTTTATTGACGCGCTTTACAACTTTGCCTACCGGCTGACGCTCGATGAGGATGATGCAAATGATTTGGTGCAGGAGACCTATCTGAAAGCCTATCGTTTTTTTGATTCGTACGAGCCGGGTACCAACGCCAAAGCCTGGTTGTTCCGGATTTTGAAAAATAGCTTCATTAACGACTTCCGGAAGAAGAGCAAGCAACCGGCGAAGGTAGACTATCAGGAGGTAGAAACGTATTATAATTCCGACGACGTAGACGAGTCGATTACGACCGACCTGCGGATTGAAACGGTGCAGGATATGCTGGGCGACGAAATCGCGACGGCGCTTAATTCGCTGGCGGTCGATTTCCGTACGGTCATCATCCTTTGCGACCTGGAAGGATTTACCTACGAGGAGATGGCAAAGATTTTGAACATCCCTATCGGGACGGTTCGCTCGCGTTTGCACCGAGCGCGCAACCTGCTCAAAGATAAGTTACGAGACTATGCCCGCACGATGGGTTATCGAGACGAAGAAAAAGCCGAGGAAACACCATAA
- the nadD gene encoding nicotinate (nicotinamide) nucleotide adenylyltransferase has product MKVGLFFGSFNPIHIGHLIIANTMVETTDLDQVWFVVSPQNPFKSSQSLLHAFDRYDMVARAVADNYNFKVTDVEFHLPRPSYTIDTLTVLQEKHPQHEFALIMGGDNLKGFSRWKNADRILEFFQLYVYPRPGADLTQGAAGSLSAHKNVRMVEAPLLDISATFIRNCVHTHRSIRYLVPPEVESMIQARKFYQ; this is encoded by the coding sequence ATGAAAGTGGGGCTTTTCTTTGGGTCGTTCAATCCCATCCACATCGGGCACCTGATCATTGCCAACACCATGGTAGAAACCACCGATTTGGATCAGGTTTGGTTTGTGGTGTCTCCTCAAAACCCGTTCAAGTCTTCGCAAAGCTTGTTGCATGCGTTTGACCGATACGACATGGTGGCGCGCGCGGTGGCCGATAATTACAATTTCAAGGTGACGGACGTGGAGTTTCACCTGCCACGCCCAAGCTATACGATCGATACCTTGACCGTATTGCAAGAGAAACATCCTCAGCACGAATTTGCGCTGATTATGGGTGGCGATAACCTGAAAGGCTTTTCGCGCTGGAAAAACGCGGACCGCATTCTGGAATTTTTTCAATTGTACGTATATCCCCGGCCGGGCGCAGACTTGACGCAGGGGGCAGCGGGTAGTTTGTCGGCGCACAAAAATGTACGGATGGTAGAAGCACCCTTGCTCGATATTTCGGCGACGTTCATTCGCAATTGCGTACACACCCACCGTTCGATCCGCTACCTGGTTCCGCCCGAAGTCGAAAGTATGATTCAGGCACGGAAATTTTATCAGTAG
- a CDS encoding PAS domain S-box protein produces MRNERTSSVFFALLAGASFLLGIACWLAFSTQHLGTEALWRGRVAMEKVHSHYLLYHQTGQQTYATATSLAAQEALESLQKFTAGAVGKEIDALQRGLTALQDPTSGAYRDQEAALTSLIQHWENVQLRFLESQAASRRNRNALVMLTLCTGLLLVACAALLMYQRVLQPLQKLTLHLQNISSGNAHMETSFQTHGPLAALGACLQQLLAHVTDAAAFAHSIGEGKFDATFEVTGEQDALGNALNDMRHKLMEVAEEEKIRNWRINGVARLSELIRDHQQSTPEQMAYAFISHFVRYTESNQGGVFLLNDENSDDIFLEQAATYAFNKQKFLEQRIAPGDGLVGQCFVEGETIYLEEVPERYISITSGLGDAPPRAVLLVPIKVNDQVYGVIELASFHRFKPYQIEFVSEVGETLGVTIAGIRTNRQTSLLLEESRRSNAELQLAEREMQQNAEELQATQEELNRRLEELREETNLSQCIIEAINKTNATVEFDMEGNITQVNNMYLTVMGYERDEMIGIAEAQLIAQDEANRLQFEMLWDSLRRGSYHGGEYRRMAKNGREVWLNGTYNPIFDTDGKPYKIIQFAQFVTDDKEKDLDLTSKINAMSQSFPMLDLDLTGNLIKANLAFVEMTGVKRSALRKMNLWQLLAEEQAEPAIYESIWPKIQEGESISELLPYRTGENEIRYCLTNFSPIRNLAGEVYKVMTMIIDITDQRKLQDELRMHQEQLSETVAELKVVQASLSTQKAELETRVHMLDQTTCIFEIDHKGKMLALNDSFRQCMNLADAPLDKLKLTDLIATDLQAENILAVIQATAQEGALFRQTLPYRSATGTMCWGDTTIARVPVSEDTPNGAKQRYLGILFDVTQQVAQESELRKSLARERMKNAILDTKSDREVDLMEKLLGDIVAEAGQTGSIPLNSLMEHDSLPMLHLDAEGNILHVNPSAHQFIGYTHEELENQSFLSLLDFPDKEAQKHFVEQIQRGDVQIITLSMRLRYSIGQQVQTTLIPVFTSQHHQVLAFLNPL; encoded by the coding sequence ATGAGGAACGAACGCACTTCTTCTGTATTCTTTGCCTTGCTGGCCGGTGCTTCCTTTCTGTTAGGCATTGCGTGCTGGTTGGCATTCAGCACCCAACATTTGGGCACGGAAGCGCTCTGGCGAGGCCGTGTGGCGATGGAGAAGGTGCACAGTCACTACCTGCTCTATCACCAGACCGGACAACAAACGTACGCCACGGCTACTTCGCTAGCCGCGCAAGAAGCACTTGAGTCGTTGCAAAAATTCACGGCCGGTGCGGTTGGGAAAGAAATTGATGCCCTGCAACGTGGGCTCACGGCACTGCAAGATCCGACGTCAGGCGCATACCGCGATCAGGAAGCGGCGCTTACGTCGCTCATCCAGCATTGGGAAAACGTCCAGCTTCGTTTCCTCGAGTCGCAGGCGGCTTCGCGCAGAAACAGAAATGCACTGGTCATGCTGACCTTGTGCACCGGCCTGCTGCTGGTTGCCTGCGCGGCACTGTTGATGTACCAGCGTGTTTTGCAACCGTTGCAAAAGCTAACGCTACACCTCCAGAATATCTCCTCCGGTAACGCACACATGGAAACGTCGTTCCAGACGCACGGTCCCCTGGCGGCGTTGGGCGCTTGTCTGCAGCAGTTGCTGGCTCATGTAACCGATGCCGCAGCGTTTGCACACAGCATTGGGGAAGGCAAGTTCGACGCGACGTTTGAGGTGACAGGCGAGCAAGACGCGCTCGGCAATGCGCTGAACGACATGCGTCATAAGCTGATGGAAGTCGCCGAAGAAGAAAAGATTCGGAACTGGCGCATCAACGGCGTGGCCCGTTTGTCGGAGCTTATCCGCGATCATCAGCAATCGACGCCAGAGCAGATGGCGTACGCGTTTATCAGCCACTTTGTACGCTACACGGAATCGAACCAGGGTGGGGTATTTCTCCTCAACGACGAAAACAGCGACGACATTTTTCTGGAACAGGCAGCTACTTATGCCTTCAACAAACAGAAGTTTCTGGAGCAGCGCATTGCGCCCGGCGATGGTCTTGTCGGCCAGTGTTTCGTAGAAGGCGAAACCATCTACCTGGAAGAAGTGCCCGAGCGTTACATCAGCATCACTTCCGGCCTGGGCGACGCGCCGCCACGCGCGGTATTGCTGGTTCCCATTAAAGTGAACGATCAGGTGTATGGCGTCATCGAATTGGCTTCTTTCCACCGGTTTAAGCCGTACCAAATCGAATTTGTGAGCGAAGTGGGCGAAACGCTCGGCGTTACCATCGCCGGGATTCGGACCAATCGCCAGACCAGCCTTCTGCTGGAAGAATCGCGCCGCTCGAACGCTGAGCTGCAACTGGCCGAACGCGAAATGCAGCAGAATGCAGAAGAGCTTCAGGCCACCCAAGAGGAGTTGAACCGACGTCTGGAAGAACTGCGCGAAGAGACCAACCTGAGCCAGTGCATTATCGAAGCGATTAACAAGACCAACGCCACCGTCGAGTTCGACATGGAAGGCAACATCACGCAGGTAAACAACATGTACCTGACGGTGATGGGCTACGAGCGTGATGAGATGATCGGCATTGCCGAGGCGCAGTTAATTGCGCAGGACGAAGCCAACCGCCTCCAGTTCGAAATGCTGTGGGATAGCCTCCGGCGTGGCTCCTACCACGGGGGCGAATACCGACGGATGGCGAAAAACGGACGCGAAGTGTGGCTGAACGGCACGTATAACCCCATTTTCGATACGGACGGCAAGCCTTATAAAATCATTCAGTTTGCACAGTTCGTGACGGACGACAAAGAGAAAGACCTGGATCTGACCAGTAAGATCAATGCCATGAGTCAGTCTTTCCCGATGCTGGACCTCGACCTGACGGGCAACTTGATCAAAGCCAACCTCGCCTTTGTAGAAATGACGGGTGTGAAGCGAAGCGCCCTGCGTAAGATGAACCTGTGGCAGCTTCTGGCAGAAGAACAGGCAGAACCCGCTATTTACGAGAGCATCTGGCCTAAAATTCAGGAGGGGGAATCGATCTCTGAACTGCTCCCGTATCGCACCGGCGAAAACGAAATTCGCTACTGCCTCACCAACTTCAGCCCGATTCGGAACCTGGCCGGCGAGGTCTACAAAGTGATGACGATGATCATCGACATCACCGACCAGCGAAAATTACAGGACGAACTGCGCATGCATCAGGAACAGCTGTCGGAAACGGTAGCGGAACTGAAAGTGGTGCAGGCCTCGCTCAGTACGCAAAAAGCTGAGCTGGAAACGCGTGTCCACATGCTCGACCAGACGACCTGCATTTTCGAGATAGACCATAAGGGTAAGATGCTTGCCCTCAACGATTCGTTCCGGCAGTGCATGAATCTGGCCGATGCGCCTCTCGATAAGCTGAAGTTGACCGACCTGATTGCCACTGATTTACAGGCGGAAAATATTCTGGCGGTGATTCAGGCCACTGCGCAAGAGGGAGCTCTTTTCCGCCAAACGCTGCCTTACCGCAGTGCCACCGGCACCATGTGCTGGGGCGATACGACCATTGCGCGTGTACCGGTGAGCGAGGATACCCCCAACGGCGCCAAGCAACGCTATCTGGGAATTCTGTTCGACGTGACGCAACAAGTAGCGCAAGAGAGCGAACTACGGAAGTCGTTGGCGCGCGAACGGATGAAAAATGCGATTCTCGATACCAAGAGCGACCGGGAGGTCGACTTGATGGAGAAACTACTGGGCGACATTGTCGCAGAGGCAGGGCAAACCGGCTCAATTCCTCTAAACAGCTTGATGGAACACGATTCGCTTCCGATGCTGCATTTAGACGCCGAGGGCAACATCCTGCACGTCAACCCCTCTGCGCATCAGTTCATCGGCTACACGCACGAAGAGCTGGAGAATCAATCGTTCCTCTCGCTCCTGGATTTTCCCGATAAGGAAGCCCAGAAGCATTTTGTGGAACAGATTCAACGAGGCGACGTACAGATCATAACCCTCAGCATGCGCCTGCGCTACAGCATTGGCCAACAAGTCCAGACCACGTTGATTCCGGTCTTCACCAGCCAGCATCATCAGGTGCTCGCCTTTCTGAATCCACTTTAA